A genomic segment from bacterium encodes:
- the tnpB gene encoding IS66 family insertion sequence element accessory protein TnpB, which translates to MMRLTEGVSVYQCRKTVGLRKSIDGLSAAVERVLGLDPLEEVSFVFADRRKDKIKVPYWERSGFVLLYKRLEKARFPWPAFYGAATLVLSGRELDWILDGTDFSRTQPHETLQYRSAA; encoded by the coding sequence ATGATGCGTCTGACAGAAGGTGTGTCGGTCTACCAATGTCGGAAGACGGTGGGGCTCCGGAAGTCGATTGATGGGCTGTCGGCGGCGGTGGAGCGAGTTCTCGGACTGGATCCTCTCGAAGAAGTGTCCTTCGTGTTCGCGGATCGGCGCAAGGACAAGATCAAGGTGCCGTACTGGGAGCGGAGCGGCTTCGTGCTCTTGTACAAGCGTCTGGAGAAGGCCCGGTTTCCTTGGCCTGCGTTCTATGGCGCAGCGACGCTTGTGCTGAGCGGCCGCGAGTTGGACTGGATTCTGGACGGGACCGACTTCTCCCGCACGCAGCCGCATGAGACGTTGCAATACCGTTCGGCCGCGTAG